TTCCCAACGTGCCATCAAAGAACTTTTTCCGGAAACCAATATCTGCATTCGCGGTCTGGTTTCGATTGAAGTTCCCGGCGCCATCAATCAGGGAGCTACGGGGCCAATCTCCAATGTCTTTTCTATGATTTTCGGCGCGTGGGATCAGAGTGGGTTTGGCGGTCTCCAAGGGCGTTTTATTCGTCGTGGACTTTTAAGCTACGGGGTTCAAGGTATTCCGACGGGTTCATTCAGATTTCGCAACTTGGTCACGGGTAAAGCTGTGGATGTTAAGTATGACCCTACAGGCGCACAAACGCCTGAAAATGCTGCGGCCGTCCCATTTCAAAAGGTGTGGCGACATAAGATCGCTTCCATTTTAGAAAGCCCGAATGACTACATCACAAGTCATAATGTGGATGATCGTTCGAATTAGGAGGCCCTGATGCCGTTAAAAGTCCTCTCCCCAAGCCATCCGCTTTGGCTAGCGGGCTTTCGACCGTTTTTTGTGCTCGCCATTTTTTTCGGTTTTCTGATGCCAGCGCTTTGGGGCTTTGTCTTCTCGGGGCGATTGAATTTGCCAGTTGGCATGAACCCACTTCAGTGGCACGCGCACGAAATGTTCTTTGGTTTCGGCGGCGCAGTTCTCATTGGTTTTTTGTTAACTGCCAGTAAAAACTGGGTCAAAGTGCGCGGCATTCATGGACGGGGCCTGATGATCCTCGTTGGTCTTTTCGTTTTCGAACGGTTTTTCATTTATTACGCCTTCGGCGTAGAATCAGTGCTCAAGCACGTGGGTCTTAGTATTTTCTTCGCGGCAAGCGCCATCTACATCGTGGCAACGTTGTATAAGCATCGCCAGAACGACAGCTTCAGCGACAATTATTTTTTTGTGATCCTTCTGGGCTTCATACTCATCGCCAAGAATCTCTTAATCTCCGATGAGTACTACCAGTACGGGACTGCGATGACGGTTGGCCTTTTCAGGCTGGCGTTTGCGGTTATGTTTGAACGCACCATGCCCCAGTTTATGAAAAACTCCGAAGGTCACGAGCTATATCGCAATAAGGGTTTAGACCTCTCGATCAAGCTCTCCGTGCTGGTGGCGGCCTTCCAGGGTTTTTTCCCGCCGGTGATTGCCGCGAGTATTCTGATACTTGCCGGTTCGCTGCTATTTGT
The window above is part of the Deltaproteobacteria bacterium genome. Proteins encoded here:
- a CDS encoding NnrS family protein encodes the protein MPLKVLSPSHPLWLAGFRPFFVLAIFFGFLMPALWGFVFSGRLNLPVGMNPLQWHAHEMFFGFGGAVLIGFLLTASKNWVKVRGIHGRGLMILVGLFVFERFFIYYAFGVESVLKHVGLSIFFAASAIYIVATLYKHRQNDSFSDNYFFVILLGFILIAKNLLISDEYYQYGTAMTVGLFRLAFAVMFERTMPQFMKNSEGHELYRNKGLDLSIKLSVLVAAFQGFFPPVIAASILILAGSLLFVRWILWRPDLGFKKFANATMYAGYLGLVIHFFISATQLLDIWSFGTIALHTFTLLCLGLVVPSMLIRISQGHTGRKPQFLTSAKVALSIIFISALVRLLLPLALPAYYSTWIMTAGLLWSVAFLILGIWLIPYLFQARIDGKEH